A region of Kribbella sp. NBC_01245 DNA encodes the following proteins:
- a CDS encoding GH92 family glycosyl hydrolase codes for MLLVILLSPSPAVAQSALVADPAALVNPMVGTMHTPGQVGNSGNTFPGPSAPFGQVQWGPDTSPRFPGGGYDYTATALHGFSMTRMSGAGCGAYGDLPFLPITGAVPANKDDATVGFKHVNETARVGYYGLTMNNNVKVELTTSPRTGLGRFTFPAGVAATMLLKAAGGAAASEADINAISTTEVTGWTGAGAFCARPEQHYKLFYAVKFDKAFSASAVWPGKWPWVTGEGGMALTFPAGTVVKAKVGISFVSVANAQANRDTTATWDLPTVEQATKTLWNNQLTGIQIGGGTLDQQKTFYTALYHSLLHPNVFSDSNGQYIGFDKVVRTLPAGQANFYANFSGWDTYRTQIQLTALVAPAQTSDMVRSLLLDYDHSGRLPKWPVANGETYMMVGDPAIPIIASAYAFGARNFDATKALNAMIDQATGRSDVRPGNGYLDTHGYLPTDGGYDCCHHNGTVSTSLEYNIADFALSAFAGARGNTAAQAKFLDRAQGWQYLLNPASGFMQPRRSTGAWKENFDPTIFDQADWAEGNAWKYTPMVPFNAHGLIAAKGGPAAMNQYLDTHFVTLNQIPGSSAWMGNEPSFGTPWLYAYTGAPYKTQQVVRRVQNELFGNRIDGLAGNDDLGSLSSWYVWSALGFYPAVPGTADLVLGSPLFPEAVVRLQGGKSLRINAPAATTSTPYVQSMTVNGAPWEKAFLTPGLLTDGGVMDVVLGAQPNTAWAANGKPPSYGADAMAVANNTGTSHDAMPGEANYDNFGSGYSVEALAAKGFVPGSKVVAGGIGYTWPNIDAGQSDNTVAPGQTLQVASPPGANRLGILGSSEGNADGVSGQAVIRYSDGTSQAVELGFSDWTLGGGTTSLRPDNQVAADMTYRNNYWAGGPEQVRTYLYSASFAIDPAKTVVGVQLPAAAATGRLHVFDVGFSGHRDNAGVSDDNKLGTADFDNSSVSYSRQALAGAGLNPGAQVVHGGLTYTWPGTAAGDRDNYVAAGQTIPVPVKAGATKLGLLGAAEGWPTGVSGEATVVYTDGTRQPVTIGFTDWTRGGGSEAVGHGNTVVATMSYRNWPFVGRDTVNTYMYAETVPLAVGKTAAAIVLPPPSGGYGRLHVYAVSTG; via the coding sequence GTGTTGCTTGTGATCCTGCTTTCGCCATCGCCTGCAGTGGCCCAATCGGCGTTGGTGGCGGATCCGGCGGCGTTGGTGAATCCGATGGTTGGGACGATGCATACGCCGGGGCAGGTGGGGAACTCGGGGAACACGTTCCCGGGGCCGAGTGCGCCGTTTGGGCAGGTGCAGTGGGGGCCGGATACGTCGCCGCGGTTCCCGGGTGGTGGGTACGACTACACCGCCACCGCGTTGCACGGGTTCAGCATGACGCGGATGAGTGGTGCTGGTTGTGGGGCGTACGGTGATCTGCCGTTCCTTCCGATCACCGGCGCCGTACCGGCGAACAAGGATGACGCGACGGTCGGGTTCAAGCACGTCAACGAGACAGCCCGCGTCGGGTACTACGGGCTGACTATGAATAACAACGTGAAGGTCGAGCTCACTACCAGCCCGCGTACCGGGCTTGGTCGCTTCACCTTTCCGGCGGGTGTGGCCGCGACGATGCTGCTCAAGGCGGCGGGTGGCGCGGCCGCGTCTGAGGCCGATATCAACGCCATCAGCACGACGGAGGTCACCGGTTGGACGGGGGCGGGCGCCTTCTGCGCTAGGCCGGAGCAGCACTACAAGCTGTTCTATGCGGTGAAGTTCGACAAGGCGTTCTCGGCGTCGGCAGTTTGGCCCGGCAAATGGCCATGGGTGACCGGTGAAGGTGGAATGGCGCTGACCTTTCCGGCCGGCACAGTGGTGAAGGCGAAGGTCGGTATCTCCTTTGTCAGCGTGGCGAATGCGCAGGCCAATCGCGACACCACCGCGACGTGGGATCTGCCGACCGTCGAGCAGGCCACCAAGACACTCTGGAACAACCAGTTGACCGGGATCCAGATCGGCGGCGGCACGCTCGATCAGCAGAAGACCTTCTACACGGCGCTTTATCACTCGCTGCTGCATCCGAATGTTTTCAGCGATTCCAACGGCCAATACATCGGCTTCGACAAGGTGGTGCGCACCTTGCCGGCTGGTCAGGCGAACTTCTATGCGAATTTCTCCGGCTGGGATACCTATCGAACACAAATCCAGCTGACCGCATTGGTAGCGCCCGCACAGACCTCGGACATGGTTCGCTCACTGTTGCTGGATTACGACCACAGCGGCCGATTGCCGAAATGGCCGGTGGCGAATGGCGAGACGTACATGATGGTGGGTGATCCGGCGATACCGATCATCGCGTCGGCCTACGCGTTCGGTGCGCGGAACTTCGACGCGACCAAGGCGCTCAACGCGATGATCGACCAGGCCACCGGGCGCAGTGACGTCCGGCCCGGCAACGGCTATCTCGACACTCACGGCTATCTGCCCACGGATGGCGGGTACGACTGCTGCCACCACAACGGCACGGTCTCGACCTCGCTCGAGTACAACATCGCCGACTTCGCGCTCTCGGCCTTCGCCGGTGCGCGGGGTAATACGGCCGCGCAGGCGAAGTTCCTCGACCGCGCGCAAGGTTGGCAATACCTGCTCAACCCTGCGAGCGGTTTCATGCAGCCGCGCCGATCGACAGGGGCCTGGAAGGAGAACTTCGACCCGACCATCTTCGACCAAGCCGACTGGGCCGAGGGCAACGCCTGGAAGTACACGCCGATGGTGCCGTTCAACGCGCACGGCCTGATCGCGGCCAAGGGCGGACCGGCGGCGATGAACCAGTACCTCGATACGCACTTCGTGACGCTCAACCAGATACCGGGATCATCCGCGTGGATGGGCAACGAGCCGAGCTTCGGTACGCCGTGGCTCTACGCGTACACGGGTGCGCCGTACAAAACGCAGCAGGTCGTACGGCGCGTCCAGAACGAGTTGTTCGGCAACCGGATCGACGGTCTCGCGGGCAACGACGATCTCGGCTCGCTCTCGTCGTGGTACGTCTGGTCGGCGCTCGGGTTCTACCCGGCCGTGCCCGGTACGGCGGACCTGGTGCTGGGTAGTCCGTTGTTCCCCGAGGCGGTGGTGCGGTTGCAGGGTGGCAAGTCCTTGCGGATCAACGCCCCGGCCGCGACGACCTCAACGCCGTACGTGCAGAGCATGACGGTCAACGGCGCGCCCTGGGAGAAGGCCTTCCTCACGCCCGGCCTGTTGACCGATGGCGGCGTGATGGACGTCGTACTCGGCGCGCAACCGAACACCGCGTGGGCGGCGAACGGCAAGCCCCCGTCGTACGGCGCGGACGCGATGGCCGTCGCGAACAACACCGGGACGAGCCATGACGCGATGCCGGGGGAGGCGAACTACGACAACTTCGGCTCGGGCTATTCGGTCGAAGCCCTTGCGGCGAAGGGGTTTGTGCCGGGGAGCAAGGTGGTTGCCGGAGGCATCGGTTACACCTGGCCGAATATCGACGCGGGCCAGTCGGACAATACGGTCGCGCCCGGTCAGACGTTGCAGGTGGCGAGTCCACCCGGGGCGAACCGGCTCGGCATCCTCGGCAGTAGTGAGGGCAATGCGGACGGCGTGTCCGGTCAGGCCGTGATCAGGTACTCGGATGGGACCAGTCAGGCCGTCGAACTCGGCTTCAGCGATTGGACGCTGGGCGGTGGCACTACGTCGCTGAGGCCGGACAACCAGGTCGCGGCGGACATGACATATCGGAACAACTACTGGGCGGGAGGGCCTGAGCAGGTTCGGACGTACCTCTATAGCGCGTCGTTCGCGATCGACCCGGCGAAGACCGTGGTCGGCGTACAGCTTCCGGCCGCGGCGGCGACCGGCCGGCTGCACGTGTTCGATGTCGGATTTTCCGGCCATCGGGATAACGCCGGTGTCAGTGATGACAACAAACTCGGTACGGCCGACTTCGACAACAGCTCGGTGAGCTACTCGCGGCAGGCCCTTGCCGGTGCCGGGCTCAACCCGGGTGCCCAGGTGGTTCATGGCGGTCTGACCTACACCTGGCCCGGGACGGCCGCGGGGGATCGGGACAACTATGTGGCCGCCGGGCAGACCATCCCGGTGCCGGTCAAGGCAGGCGCGACCAAACTCGGCCTGCTCGGTGCCGCGGAAGGCTGGCCCACCGGCGTCTCCGGCGAGGCCACGGTCGTCTACACCGACGGCACCCGCCAGCCGGTGACGATCGGCTTCACCGACTGGACCCGTGGCGGTGGTTCCGAGGCGGTCGGGCACGGCAACACCGTCGTCGCCACCATGTCGTACCGCAACTGGCCCTTCGTCGGCCGGGACACGGTCAACACCTAC
- a CDS encoding fibronectin type III domain-containing protein, giving the protein MGAHRKKKTLTGLAAIIAIVASLLAVQQSATAATPVGPQTAAALNTAFNTYGDTSGEWSGADGTASVTLPDGRVAWLFSDSYIGPVNADHSRPKTTPMINNSIVIQTSAGLTDTIMGGTTTAPQAVMPPPAEGEFYWVQDGTVSGGKLRAIYGRYARSGQGNLDFVLKSSVVATFDATTLALESVTPVPGTPKIAWGAELLEDGATTYVYGSEYTTAGSRYAHVAKTSADLTQPWQYWNGTTWVTDEAESKRLLSGVGTAFGVQKVAGGFVLVTQQANAIFHPGIVAYPATNPTGPFAEPTTLVQAPEMVPGSSNIVYDAHVHPQLATSGKLLVSYNVNTLDGDANYADARIYRPRFIEVAWPRPVPDPSTLPAAPTGLTAAPQLDGSVKLTWQAVAGAASYRVYQRNVTGGQTHFHQDQTVLTTPAHTVSGLRSGEEYQFKVVAVDPDGESLPSATIPVTVVLDPPDAPTAVTATPDGNGDVVVAWHGVPNAWNYEVTFRNVTQEDEEFSLATTVGGTVNSFKVSELTDGDLYEFRVQTIAAGGSSAPSALAQATPHALPPPKPTGLTATALANGQIKLSWDSVGTGPWYWVYQRDVTAEDPEFSKLSLPISSGTTMNAGYLVDGHNYEFKVTSYTNAGESEDSNVVSAVAKYPPTPGVTGLTATPGDGKVVLNWNSAGEDVWYWIYQRDVTEEDATFTQLPLPISSGTTMTAGFLSNGHTYEFKIAAIADAGVGPQSAAVTARPMPPKPAVVTGVSATPQTDGGIRLNWTAQPSVFYWIWMRDATAGEAMRKLEWPTDKTTWDAELLKHGHRYEFRIVANNMSGDGPSSVTFAATSTYAKPAAPTNLRARAMGNAVINLDWDGPTGVYYWIYRRDVTAGEAFAKSSLPTDDTSANLGLMKAGHKYEFQVSAENQGGEGARSAIASATSYGGLPGAPTGLTATAGDGQVRLAWGASSTSGVLYNVYQRDRTNGQSWQRLPTPVNGLAITAGYLMNGHTYEFKVTASNAVGDSAASNVASARPLPPLPKAPTSIVASPRDASVYLDWPASTTPSVYYEVRYRAAGGTWKQMAYPIVDQTWLTVTWLSNGTTYEFQVRAANLAGVSAWSPSDTARPMPPLPVAPANLTAVAGNSQVSLDWPASVTPGVFYWVEYRLAGGGWTRLKYPIGNGITAWTITWLVNGKTYEFRVRSTNLAGDSAPSVVRSARPLPPLPPRAEVSSFNEFNAGTLEVGWNIPFLEQWSTAVYYRDLTLQGPTRRVVLGTSSRRAKLVLAENHYYDVSIAHINVRGEGPRSEHNLHATTFNWRSAAPRRQKNRDNGSNSSAIATILWKNLDCRNGVSQTVCFWYSPAAGRPMTLGDYLYYPHSESDLRKKLRCEATESAQLAGRQGASYGRGYGPHLMEHEAIHSVQYARYDNAAKFAFDYWRAGVDEDNRFEQEANLYWGSYLYASDVDGCPYSW; this is encoded by the coding sequence ATGGGCGCACACCGCAAGAAGAAAACCTTGACCGGATTGGCCGCGATCATCGCGATTGTGGCGAGCCTCCTAGCGGTCCAGCAGAGCGCGACCGCCGCGACGCCCGTTGGCCCGCAGACGGCGGCGGCGCTCAACACCGCCTTCAACACGTACGGCGATACGTCCGGCGAATGGAGCGGCGCTGACGGCACGGCCTCGGTCACGCTGCCGGATGGACGCGTCGCGTGGCTCTTCTCCGACTCCTACATCGGCCCGGTCAACGCCGACCACAGCCGGCCGAAGACCACGCCGATGATCAACAACTCGATCGTCATCCAGACGTCGGCCGGTCTGACCGACACGATCATGGGCGGTACGACGACCGCGCCGCAGGCCGTCATGCCGCCGCCTGCAGAGGGCGAGTTCTACTGGGTCCAGGACGGCACGGTAAGCGGCGGCAAGTTGCGTGCCATCTACGGCCGGTACGCGCGTTCCGGTCAGGGCAATCTCGACTTCGTCCTCAAGAGCAGCGTGGTGGCGACGTTCGACGCGACGACGCTTGCGTTGGAGTCGGTGACGCCGGTGCCGGGCACGCCGAAGATCGCGTGGGGTGCGGAGTTGTTGGAGGACGGCGCGACGACGTACGTCTATGGCTCGGAGTACACCACCGCGGGCTCGCGTTATGCGCACGTCGCGAAGACGTCGGCCGATCTCACGCAGCCGTGGCAGTACTGGAACGGGACGACCTGGGTGACCGACGAAGCCGAGTCGAAGCGACTCCTCAGCGGCGTCGGCACAGCCTTCGGCGTCCAGAAGGTCGCCGGCGGGTTCGTCCTGGTGACGCAACAGGCGAACGCGATCTTCCACCCGGGCATCGTGGCCTATCCCGCGACCAACCCGACCGGCCCGTTCGCTGAGCCCACCACCTTGGTGCAGGCGCCCGAGATGGTGCCCGGCTCGTCCAACATCGTGTACGACGCCCACGTGCATCCGCAGTTGGCCACGTCCGGCAAGCTGCTGGTGTCGTACAACGTGAACACGCTCGACGGCGACGCCAACTACGCCGACGCGCGGATCTACCGGCCGAGGTTCATCGAGGTGGCGTGGCCGCGGCCCGTGCCCGATCCGTCGACTCTGCCCGCTGCGCCGACCGGTCTGACCGCTGCGCCCCAACTGGATGGCTCGGTCAAACTCACTTGGCAGGCGGTCGCGGGCGCGGCGTCGTACCGGGTGTATCAGCGCAACGTGACCGGTGGTCAGACCCACTTCCACCAGGACCAGACCGTGCTCACGACCCCGGCGCACACGGTCAGCGGGCTGCGCTCGGGCGAGGAGTACCAGTTCAAGGTCGTCGCGGTCGACCCCGACGGCGAAAGCTTGCCGTCGGCAACGATCCCCGTCACGGTCGTACTGGATCCGCCCGACGCACCCACGGCGGTGACGGCCACGCCTGACGGGAACGGCGATGTCGTCGTCGCCTGGCATGGCGTGCCGAATGCGTGGAACTACGAGGTCACCTTCCGCAACGTCACCCAGGAGGACGAGGAGTTCTCGCTCGCGACCACGGTCGGCGGCACGGTCAACTCGTTTAAGGTCAGCGAGTTGACCGATGGCGATCTCTACGAGTTCCGGGTGCAGACGATCGCGGCCGGTGGATCGTCCGCGCCCTCGGCGTTGGCCCAGGCGACACCGCATGCCTTGCCGCCGCCCAAGCCGACAGGTCTGACCGCGACGGCGTTGGCGAACGGTCAGATCAAGCTCAGCTGGGACAGCGTCGGCACTGGCCCTTGGTACTGGGTCTACCAGCGTGACGTGACGGCCGAGGACCCCGAGTTCAGCAAGTTGTCCCTGCCGATCTCGTCCGGTACGACGATGAACGCGGGTTATCTCGTCGACGGCCACAACTACGAGTTCAAGGTCACCAGCTACACCAACGCGGGTGAGTCCGAGGACAGCAACGTCGTCAGCGCGGTAGCGAAGTACCCGCCGACGCCTGGTGTGACCGGTCTGACCGCGACCCCGGGCGACGGCAAGGTCGTACTCAATTGGAACAGCGCGGGCGAGGACGTCTGGTACTGGATCTACCAGCGCGACGTCACCGAAGAGGACGCGACGTTCACCCAACTGCCGCTGCCGATCTCGTCCGGTACGACGATGACCGCGGGCTTCCTCAGCAACGGCCACACGTACGAGTTCAAGATCGCGGCGATTGCCGACGCGGGCGTCGGACCGCAGAGCGCGGCCGTGACGGCTCGACCAATGCCGCCGAAACCGGCCGTCGTCACCGGCGTCAGCGCGACCCCGCAGACGGACGGCGGGATCCGGCTCAACTGGACGGCGCAGCCTTCGGTCTTCTACTGGATCTGGATGCGCGACGCCACCGCCGGCGAGGCCATGCGCAAGCTGGAATGGCCGACCGACAAGACGACGTGGGATGCCGAGCTGCTCAAGCACGGCCATCGCTACGAGTTCCGCATCGTCGCGAACAACATGTCCGGCGACGGTCCCTCTAGTGTCACGTTCGCCGCCACCTCGACGTACGCCAAACCCGCAGCGCCGACGAATCTGCGTGCACGGGCGATGGGCAACGCCGTCATCAACCTCGACTGGGACGGCCCGACGGGCGTCTACTACTGGATCTACCGACGCGACGTCACGGCGGGAGAGGCGTTTGCGAAGAGCAGCCTGCCGACCGACGACACGTCGGCGAACCTGGGCCTGATGAAGGCGGGCCACAAATACGAGTTCCAGGTCAGCGCCGAGAACCAGGGCGGTGAGGGAGCACGCTCGGCCATCGCCAGCGCCACGTCGTACGGCGGTCTGCCCGGCGCGCCGACCGGTCTGACCGCGACTGCCGGGGATGGCCAGGTGCGGTTGGCGTGGGGCGCGAGCAGTACGTCGGGCGTGCTGTACAACGTCTACCAGCGTGACCGCACCAACGGTCAGTCCTGGCAGCGGCTGCCAACGCCGGTCAACGGGCTCGCCATCACGGCGGGCTACCTGATGAACGGGCACACGTACGAGTTCAAGGTGACCGCCTCCAACGCGGTCGGCGACAGCGCGGCATCGAACGTAGCCTCCGCGCGACCGCTGCCGCCGTTGCCCAAGGCACCTACCTCGATCGTGGCGTCACCGCGGGACGCGTCGGTCTACCTGGACTGGCCCGCCAGTACGACGCCGAGCGTGTACTACGAAGTCCGGTATCGCGCGGCCGGTGGGACCTGGAAGCAGATGGCCTACCCGATCGTCGACCAGACCTGGCTGACGGTGACGTGGCTGTCGAACGGTACGACGTACGAGTTCCAGGTGCGTGCGGCGAACCTCGCGGGCGTTTCCGCGTGGTCGCCGAGTGACACGGCTCGCCCGATGCCGCCGCTCCCGGTGGCGCCTGCCAACTTGACGGCGGTGGCGGGGAACTCGCAGGTGTCGCTCGACTGGCCGGCCAGTGTGACGCCAGGCGTCTTCTACTGGGTGGAGTACCGGTTGGCGGGTGGAGGCTGGACCCGGTTGAAGTACCCGATCGGCAACGGCATCACGGCATGGACGATCACCTGGTTGGTCAACGGCAAGACCTACGAGTTCCGGGTCCGGTCAACCAACCTGGCAGGCGACTCCGCGCCATCCGTGGTGAGGTCAGCGCGACCGTTGCCTCCCTTGCCGCCCAGAGCCGAGGTCTCGAGCTTCAACGAGTTCAATGCCGGCACCTTGGAGGTCGGTTGGAATATCCCGTTCCTCGAGCAATGGAGCACTGCCGTCTACTACCGGGATCTGACGCTGCAGGGGCCGACTCGTCGCGTGGTTCTTGGCACCAGCTCCAGGAGAGCCAAGCTGGTCCTCGCGGAGAATCACTACTACGACGTGTCGATCGCGCACATCAACGTCAGAGGTGAGGGACCGAGATCGGAGCACAACCTGCACGCCACGACGTTCAACTGGCGGTCTGCGGCTCCGCGGCGGCAGAAGAACCGGGACAACGGTTCGAATAGCTCCGCGATCGCGACCATCTTGTGGAAGAACCTCGACTGCCGTAACGGCGTATCGCAGACGGTCTGCTTCTGGTACTCGCCCGCCGCGGGCAGGCCGATGACCTTGGGGGACTATCTCTACTACCCGCACAGCGAGTCGGACCTCCGGAAGAAGCTCAGGTGCGAGGCCACGGAGTCGGCTCAGCTCGCCGGCAGACAAGGCGCCAGTTACGGGCGGGGTTACGGTCCCCACTTGATGGAGCACGAGGCGATTCACTCCGTGCAGTACGCCCGCTACGACAACGCGGCAAAGTTCGCTTTCGACTACTGGCGAGCCGGCGTGGACGAGGACAACAGATTCGAGCAAGAGGCCAACCTCTACTGGGGCAGCTATCTCTATGCGAGTGACGTAGACGGGTGTCCCTACTCATGGTGA
- a CDS encoding NUDIX hydrolase, whose translation MPTPDFILALREKIGHDLLWLPGVTGVVFDDDGRVLLARRVTTGRWGLVAGILEPGEQPAVGLIREILEETGVEARVESLVAIETLKPSAYPNGDKVQYLDLTFRCRAIAGEARVNDDESLEVGWFAPDALPDIPARELHNVKEALRNSPIPTFKTAS comes from the coding sequence ATGCCAACCCCTGACTTCATCCTGGCGCTGCGCGAGAAGATCGGGCACGACCTGCTATGGCTTCCCGGCGTCACCGGCGTCGTGTTCGATGACGACGGTCGCGTGCTGCTCGCGCGACGCGTGACCACCGGCCGTTGGGGTCTCGTCGCCGGCATTCTCGAGCCCGGTGAGCAGCCTGCCGTCGGCCTGATCCGCGAGATCCTCGAGGAGACCGGTGTCGAGGCGCGCGTCGAAAGCCTGGTGGCGATCGAGACCCTGAAGCCGTCGGCCTACCCCAATGGCGACAAGGTCCAGTACCTCGATCTCACCTTCCGCTGCCGCGCCATCGCCGGCGAGGCTCGCGTGAACGACGACGAGTCCCTCGAAGTCGGCTGGTTCGCGCCCGACGCCCTCCCCGACATCCCCGCGCGCGAGCTCCACAACGTCAAGGAAGCCCTGCGCAACAGCCCCATCCCGACTTTCAAAACCGCAAGCTAG
- the polA gene encoding DNA polymerase I encodes MTKDPATGADGGRPRILLLDGHSLAYRAFFALPVENFSTSTGQHTNAVYGFTSMLINMLRDEKPTHICVAFDVSRQTFRSEQYAEYKAGRSKSPDEFKGQVSLVKEVLEALRIPTTEIDGWEADDVLATLATQASDLGFEVLISSGDRDAFQLINENITVLYPKRGVSEIARMDPAAVEEKYGVPPNRYSDLAALVGEQSDNLPGVPGVGPKTAAKWLNQFGSLNDLIDRVNEIKGKAGESLREHLADVIRNRQINELVRDLTLDVTVDDLVRHPWDREKVHTLFDGLEFRVLRERLVAEHEEVDETIEDGFDLDGTQLSAGEVAAWLKEHVSTGARTGVAVQGNWGRGTGEVTGIALATVSGAAAWFDPGALTPEDDDAWRSWLADADQPKALHDAKGPLLAFLERGWTLGGLTSDTQLSAYLVRPDQRSYDLADLTVRYLKRELRAEEAENGQLSFDDIEGGPAADATMLRARAIADLADTLDAEIEKQAGTTLLSDVELPLIDVIAAMERDGIFVDRAYLEQLEQRFATGVKEAATSAYEVIGKEINLGSPKQLQVVLFDELGMPKTKRTKTGYTTDADSLQSLFEKTEHPFLAYLLAHRDASRLRQTVEGLLKTISASDARIHTTFNQTIAATGRLSSTDPNLQNIPIRTEEGRRIREAFIVGEGYEGLMSADYSQIEMRIMAHVSADEGLIAAFNSGEDFHSVTAARVFSVEPAEVTGEMRAKIKAMNYGLAYGLSAYGLSQQLKIGVDEAKGLMDEYFERFGGVRDYLRSIVIDASKTGYTETILGRRRYLPDLTSENRQRREMAERMALNAPIQGSAADVIKMAMLKVDASLRSSGLKSRMLLQVHDELVFEIAPGEREALEELVRRDMGAAVDMAVPLDVSVGVGRSWHEAAH; translated from the coding sequence GTGACCAAGGACCCAGCGACCGGCGCCGACGGCGGCCGACCGCGGATCCTGCTGCTGGATGGGCACTCGCTCGCCTACCGGGCTTTCTTCGCGCTGCCAGTGGAGAACTTCTCCACCAGCACCGGTCAGCACACCAACGCGGTGTATGGCTTCACCTCGATGCTGATCAACATGTTGCGCGACGAGAAGCCGACGCATATCTGCGTGGCGTTCGACGTCTCCCGCCAGACCTTCCGCTCCGAGCAGTATGCGGAGTACAAGGCCGGCCGCAGCAAGTCCCCGGACGAGTTCAAGGGTCAGGTCTCGCTGGTCAAGGAGGTGCTGGAGGCGCTGCGCATCCCGACCACCGAGATCGACGGCTGGGAGGCCGACGACGTCCTCGCGACCCTGGCCACCCAGGCGTCGGACCTGGGGTTCGAGGTGCTGATCAGCTCCGGTGACCGCGATGCGTTCCAGCTGATCAACGAGAACATCACCGTGCTCTATCCGAAGCGTGGTGTCTCCGAGATCGCCCGGATGGACCCGGCCGCCGTCGAGGAGAAGTACGGCGTCCCACCGAACCGCTACTCCGATCTCGCGGCCCTCGTCGGTGAGCAGAGCGACAACCTGCCCGGTGTGCCCGGTGTCGGTCCGAAGACGGCGGCCAAGTGGCTGAACCAGTTCGGCTCGCTGAACGACCTGATCGACCGGGTCAACGAGATCAAGGGCAAGGCGGGGGAGTCGCTGCGCGAGCACCTGGCCGACGTCATCCGGAACCGGCAGATCAACGAGCTGGTCCGCGATCTCACGCTCGACGTCACGGTCGACGACCTGGTCCGCCACCCCTGGGACCGGGAGAAGGTGCACACGCTCTTCGACGGCCTCGAGTTCCGGGTGCTGCGCGAGCGCCTCGTCGCCGAGCACGAGGAGGTCGACGAGACGATCGAGGACGGCTTCGACCTGGATGGCACGCAGCTTTCCGCCGGTGAAGTCGCCGCCTGGTTGAAGGAGCACGTCTCGACCGGCGCCCGGACCGGTGTCGCCGTGCAGGGCAACTGGGGCCGCGGCACCGGCGAGGTGACCGGGATCGCGCTGGCCACGGTCAGCGGTGCGGCCGCCTGGTTCGACCCGGGCGCGTTGACCCCGGAGGACGACGACGCCTGGCGTTCGTGGCTGGCCGATGCCGACCAGCCGAAGGCGTTGCACGACGCGAAGGGTCCGCTGCTGGCGTTCCTCGAGCGCGGCTGGACGTTGGGTGGGCTCACGTCCGACACGCAGCTCAGCGCGTACCTGGTCCGCCCGGATCAGCGGTCGTACGACTTGGCCGACCTGACCGTGCGCTACCTCAAGCGCGAGCTCCGCGCCGAGGAAGCGGAGAACGGGCAGCTGAGCTTCGACGACATCGAGGGCGGTCCCGCCGCGGATGCGACGATGCTGCGCGCCCGCGCGATCGCCGATCTGGCCGACACGCTCGACGCCGAGATCGAGAAGCAGGCGGGTACGACGCTGCTGTCCGACGTCGAGCTGCCGTTGATCGACGTCATCGCGGCGATGGAGCGCGACGGGATCTTCGTCGATCGGGCGTATCTGGAGCAGCTCGAGCAGCGCTTCGCCACCGGCGTGAAGGAGGCCGCTACTTCGGCGTATGAGGTGATCGGCAAGGAGATCAACCTCGGTTCGCCGAAGCAGCTGCAGGTGGTGCTGTTCGACGAGCTCGGCATGCCGAAGACCAAGCGCACGAAAACCGGTTACACCACGGATGCCGACTCGCTGCAGTCCCTCTTCGAGAAGACCGAGCACCCCTTCCTGGCGTACCTGCTGGCCCATCGCGACGCGTCCCGGCTGCGGCAGACGGTCGAGGGCCTGCTGAAGACGATCAGCGCGAGTGACGCGCGGATCCACACGACGTTCAACCAGACGATCGCCGCCACCGGCCGGTTGAGCTCCACCGATCCGAACTTGCAGAACATCCCGATTCGCACCGAGGAGGGGCGCCGGATTCGCGAGGCCTTCATCGTGGGCGAGGGGTACGAGGGCCTGATGAGCGCCGACTACAGCCAGATCGAGATGCGGATCATGGCGCACGTCTCGGCTGACGAGGGCCTGATCGCGGCGTTCAACTCCGGCGAGGACTTCCACTCGGTCACGGCCGCGCGGGTCTTCTCGGTCGAGCCGGCCGAGGTCACCGGCGAGATGCGCGCCAAGATCAAGGCGATGAACTACGGCCTCGCGTATGGGCTTTCGGCGTACGGGTTGAGTCAGCAGCTGAAGATCGGCGTGGACGAGGCCAAGGGCCTGATGGACGAGTACTTCGAGCGTTTCGGTGGCGTCCGGGACTACCTGCGCAGCATCGTCATCGACGCCAGCAAGACGGGTTACACCGAGACCATTCTCGGCCGTCGCCGCTACCTGCCGGACCTCACCAGCGAGAACCGCCAGCGCCGCGAGATGGCCGAGCGGATGGCGTTGAACGCGCCGATCCAGGGCTCCGCCGCCGACGTGATCAAGATGGCCATGCTCAAGGTCGACGCCTCGCTGCGCTCGTCCGGGCTCAAGTCGCGAATGCTGCTCCAGGTCCACGACGAACTGGTCTTCGAGATCGCCCCCGGTGAGCGCGAAGCCCTGGAAGAGCTGGTCCGTCGCGACATGGGTGCCGCCGTCGACATGGCCGTCCCGCTCGACGTCTCCGTCGGCGTCGGCCGCTCCTGGCACGAGGCCGCCCACTGA